A section of the Streptomyces sp. NBC_01363 genome encodes:
- a CDS encoding alpha/beta hydrolase, giving the protein MTKRSGILFAVGATVAGLVTVAPSPATADNGARSTAAKLQWTDCGTKSYPRLQCSSVRTPLDHDDPSGRRITLALSRIPHTAKTFQGPLLVNPGGPGGSGLTMAGFVASSLPRAIAAQYDVIGFDPRGVGRSRPALNCVPKYFDPLRPDSVPDSPGVEQANRNRARSFAEACGRKYPDLLPHMGTVSAAKDLDVIRRATGSRQLNYFGYSYGTYLGAVYAKLFPERVRRLVLDSNVDPDGVWYDDNIGQDYAFDARHKAFAAWVAKHDAAYRLGTDPAKVESAWYAMRAAVKTHPAGGKVGPSELEDTFLPGSYYDGYWPYLAEAFAAYANDGDQNALVKAYKKFGAVDAEGDNGYSVYSAVQCRDAQWPRQWNTWRGDSRRVHAKAPFFTWNNNWYNAPCADWPVEPLNPVRVSNSALPPVLLFQATDDAATPYEGGVTLHRRLRGSSLVVEQGGGNHGITLGDNDCLDTYLADYLAKGTVPRGEGNRGDADAVCAKSPDPRPLTGEAAAKSARRTDSGSRGSTLHGLLGFRG; this is encoded by the coding sequence ATGACGAAACGTTCAGGAATTCTGTTCGCCGTCGGTGCGACGGTCGCCGGTCTGGTGACCGTCGCGCCTTCCCCGGCAACCGCCGACAACGGCGCGCGGTCCACCGCCGCGAAGCTCCAGTGGACCGACTGCGGCACCAAGTCGTATCCACGACTGCAGTGCTCATCGGTCCGCACCCCGCTCGATCATGACGATCCGTCGGGTCGGCGGATCACCCTCGCGCTGTCCCGCATCCCGCACACCGCTAAGACCTTCCAGGGCCCCCTGCTCGTCAACCCGGGCGGCCCCGGCGGCAGCGGTCTGACAATGGCCGGATTCGTGGCGTCCTCGCTGCCGAGGGCGATCGCCGCCCAGTACGACGTGATCGGCTTCGACCCGCGTGGCGTCGGCAGGAGCAGGCCGGCACTGAACTGCGTACCGAAGTACTTCGATCCGCTGCGCCCCGACTCGGTGCCCGACTCGCCGGGAGTCGAGCAGGCCAACCGGAACCGGGCCCGTTCGTTCGCCGAGGCGTGCGGGCGCAAGTACCCGGACCTGCTGCCCCACATGGGCACGGTCAGCGCCGCGAAGGACCTCGATGTGATCCGGCGGGCCACCGGCTCCCGGCAGCTGAACTACTTCGGGTACTCGTACGGCACCTACCTCGGCGCGGTGTACGCCAAGCTGTTCCCGGAGCGGGTGCGACGTCTGGTCCTCGACTCGAACGTCGACCCGGACGGCGTCTGGTACGACGACAACATCGGCCAGGACTACGCCTTCGACGCCCGCCACAAGGCGTTCGCCGCCTGGGTGGCGAAGCACGACGCCGCATATCGGCTCGGCACCGACCCGGCGAAGGTCGAGAGCGCCTGGTACGCGATGCGTGCGGCCGTCAAGACGCACCCCGCGGGCGGGAAGGTCGGCCCGAGCGAGCTGGAGGACACCTTCCTGCCGGGCAGCTACTACGACGGGTACTGGCCGTATCTGGCCGAGGCGTTCGCCGCGTACGCCAACGACGGCGACCAGAACGCGCTCGTGAAGGCGTACAAGAAGTTCGGCGCCGTCGACGCCGAGGGCGACAACGGGTACTCGGTCTACTCGGCCGTGCAGTGCCGCGACGCCCAGTGGCCCCGGCAGTGGAACACCTGGCGCGGCGACAGTCGGCGGGTGCACGCCAAGGCACCCTTCTTCACCTGGAACAACAACTGGTACAACGCCCCGTGCGCCGACTGGCCGGTGGAACCGCTGAATCCGGTGCGCGTCTCCAACAGCGCGCTCCCGCCGGTGCTGCTCTTCCAGGCCACCGACGACGCGGCCACACCGTACGAGGGCGGCGTCACGCTGCACCGCAGGCTGCGCGGCTCCAGCCTGGTCGTCGAGCAGGGCGGCGGCAATCACGGCATCACGCTGGGCGACAACGACTGCCTGGACACCTACTTGGCGGACTATCTCGCCAAGGGCACCGTCCCGCGCGGCGAAGGAAACCGGGGCGACGCGGACGCGGTGTGCGCCAAGTCGCCCGACCCGCGGCCGCTGACCGGCGAGGCGGCTGCGAAGTCGGCGCGGCGGACGGATTCCGGCAGCAGGGGCAGCACCCTGCACGGGCTGCTCGGCTTCCGCGGCTGA